A stretch of Candidatus Bathyarchaeia archaeon DNA encodes these proteins:
- the gltA gene encoding NADPH-dependent glutamate synthase: MPEQDPKQRVKNFDEVPLGYSLDTAIAEAKRCLECKPQKGRKICVDGCPVGIDIPAFVKQIKEGNIEGAIHIIKKKNNLPAICGRVCPYEDQCEKMCVMGVKFEPVAIGRLERFAADYERERGLNVPEKPVSKDGRVAVVGSGPAGLTAAADLARMGYKVTIFEALHEAGGVLMYGIPEFRLPKKIVRAEVDYVRSLGVDIKTDIVIGKTITIDDLLEEFDAVFIGTGAGLPNWMNIPGENLSGVYSANEFLTRINLMRAYNFPEYDTPIRVGKKVATIGGGNVAMDCARTALRMGAEESYILYRRTEKEMPARIEEIEHAKEEGVIFKLLVAPTRYIGDEKGWVRQVECVRMELGEPDASGRRRPIPVKGSEFTMDVDTVIVAIGQSPNPLVPKATPGLQTTEEGTIIVNEEGLTLKEGVFAGGDITSGAATVILAMGAGKKAAAAIDRYIFTKKCG, from the coding sequence ATGCCCGAACAAGACCCAAAGCAAAGGGTTAAAAATTTTGATGAGGTGCCGTTGGGCTATAGTCTAGATACAGCTATAGCTGAAGCAAAGAGATGCCTAGAATGTAAGCCTCAGAAGGGTAGAAAGATCTGTGTAGACGGCTGTCCTGTTGGCATAGACATACCAGCCTTCGTGAAGCAGATCAAGGAAGGAAACATCGAAGGAGCTATTCACATAATAAAAAAGAAGAACAATCTGCCCGCAATCTGTGGTAGAGTCTGCCCTTATGAGGATCAGTGTGAGAAAATGTGCGTCATGGGTGTGAAATTTGAGCCGGTGGCTATTGGGAGACTTGAGAGGTTTGCCGCAGACTATGAAAGGGAGAGAGGACTCAACGTTCCAGAAAAGCCTGTCTCAAAGGATGGGAGAGTGGCGGTTGTTGGGTCAGGGCCAGCTGGGCTTACGGCTGCGGCTGATCTAGCTAGAATGGGCTATAAAGTCACCATTTTTGAAGCCCTTCATGAGGCTGGAGGAGTATTAATGTATGGGATTCCAGAGTTCAGGTTACCGAAGAAGATCGTTAGAGCTGAAGTTGATTACGTCAGGTCTCTGGGAGTGGATATTAAAACAGACATTGTGATCGGGAAGACTATTACCATCGACGATCTGCTTGAAGAGTTCGATGCCGTGTTCATCGGAACTGGTGCAGGGTTGCCCAACTGGATGAACATTCCAGGCGAGAACCTGAGCGGGGTATATTCTGCGAATGAATTCCTTACAAGGATCAACCTTATGCGTGCCTATAATTTTCCCGAATATGACACGCCTATCCGCGTCGGCAAGAAGGTTGCAACTATTGGCGGCGGAAACGTAGCTATGGACTGCGCAAGAACAGCCTTAAGGATGGGCGCTGAAGAGTCCTACATATTATACAGGAGAACAGAGAAAGAGATGCCTGCCCGCATTGAGGAAATAGAGCACGCTAAAGAAGAAGGTGTCATATTTAAGCTGCTCGTTGCTCCGACGCGTTACATAGGTGACGAGAAGGGCTGGGTTAGACAGGTGGAGTGCGTCCGGATGGAGCTAGGTGAACCTGACGCCTCTGGCAGGAGAAGACCCATCCCAGTCAAAGGTTCAGAGTTCACAATGGATGTAGATACGGTGATAGTTGCAATAGGTCAGAGCCCGAATCCGCTAGTTCCAAAAGCTACGCCAGGTCTTCAAACTACTGAAGAGGGCACGATAATAGTTAACGAGGAGGGGCTAACTCTGAAAGAGGGCGTATTTGCTGGGGGTGACATAACTAGCGGAGCAGCTACCGTCATCTTGGCAATGGGTGCCGGGAAGAAAGCTGCTGCGGCAATAGATCGGTATATATTCACTAAAAAATGCGGCTAG
- a CDS encoding aspartate kinase produces the protein MSAQTIVVKFGGSCLSTPASLVAAAQKVAVEVRKGRRVIVVVSALAGVTDSLLDAAMKSTSKKISPGDLDAILSMGERTVVPLMVSALKAQGLEAIGIDPESDIWPILTDSTFGNAKVKMEETQVVVQRMLKPLLERGCVPVVPGFVGRSPEGKVTTLGRGGSDITAVVLGSCVGADEVVFVKDVGGVLSADPKRVNGAKKIDALDVEEIFSLTLAGAKILNPKALTYKRNSLTLRVVGFSDADLSGGTVITGELESDISAELHGAQISMITLVGQGVSTSTTALKVVSEAVSSGYKVLGVTMTPSSILLYVENPHTLVEHLHGMIQDHGVAKAIHSFDSLAMVVVSGRELERIPGIVNLVVGPLARNNINIYGIMTISSSVRVFVPWESREQVLALINRSLEEFKASKGEVECPS, from the coding sequence GTGAGCGCTCAGACTATTGTTGTTAAGTTTGGAGGATCATGCCTCTCAACACCAGCCAGCTTAGTAGCCGCCGCACAAAAAGTTGCAGTAGAGGTGAGAAAAGGTAGGCGGGTGATAGTAGTTGTCTCCGCGTTGGCTGGGGTTACTGACAGCCTGCTAGATGCGGCAATGAAATCTACCTCCAAAAAGATATCTCCTGGAGACCTGGACGCTATTCTCTCAATGGGAGAGAGGACTGTAGTGCCGCTGATGGTGAGTGCTCTAAAAGCACAAGGTCTCGAGGCTATAGGCATCGACCCAGAGTCAGATATATGGCCTATTCTAACCGACTCGACATTTGGAAATGCTAAAGTGAAGATGGAGGAGACTCAGGTAGTTGTCCAAAGGATGCTAAAGCCGCTATTGGAACGTGGTTGCGTACCCGTTGTTCCCGGCTTCGTTGGCCGCTCACCGGAGGGCAAAGTGACAACTTTAGGGCGTGGAGGAAGCGATATAACAGCTGTAGTTCTAGGCAGTTGTGTGGGGGCGGACGAAGTTGTCTTCGTTAAGGATGTAGGCGGTGTGCTTTCAGCTGACCCTAAGAGGGTTAATGGCGCTAAGAAGATTGACGCTTTGGATGTGGAAGAGATCTTTAGCTTAACTCTAGCTGGCGCCAAAATCCTAAACCCGAAAGCTCTAACCTACAAGAGGAATTCACTCACTCTCCGCGTAGTTGGCTTTAGCGACGCCGACCTTTCTGGGGGGACTGTCATAACTGGTGAGTTGGAGAGCGATATCAGCGCCGAACTCCACGGTGCTCAAATATCGATGATTACTCTCGTCGGTCAGGGTGTTTCCACCTCAACAACCGCCCTCAAAGTGGTATCGGAGGCAGTCTCCTCAGGCTATAAGGTACTCGGGGTGACGATGACTCCTTCCTCGATACTCCTATACGTTGAGAACCCTCACACCTTAGTCGAGCATCTTCATGGTATGATCCAGGACCATGGAGTGGCTAAAGCGATCCATAGTTTTGACTCACTTGCAATGGTTGTGGTTTCTGGACGAGAGTTAGAGAGGATCCCTGGCATAGTTAATCTCGTCGTAGGTCCCTTGGCGAGGAACAACATCAACATTTATGGCATTATGACTATAAGTTCGTCTGTAAGGGTTTTTGTCCCATGGGAGAGCAGGGAGCAAGTACTAGCATTGATCAATAGGAGTCTTGAAGAGTTTAAAGCCTCAAAAGGTGAAGTTGAATGTCCAAGTTAA
- a CDS encoding prepilin peptidase produces the protein MLIVDVVKLSVGLTFLMWASYHDLKAREVPNTVWSVFLPTAAGLTVFESYTLGSPTEINLLKLASAGASIGLFVAISYLGFYGGADSKALTGLALLFPLPPASLNPPLGYVIIVFPLVIFFNSLLISLAAIPYVVFSNLRWRHKTSIGLFDGYRKESLLRKAAAIALCKKIRSVEVKPYDMLAEEPHSDSCDSQRKLVLFRRVDESYQLPRAEEIPQYVFVSAALPMLVFITLGFLTSLIFGDILFWLITLLARVI, from the coding sequence ATGCTAATTGTCGACGTCGTGAAGCTCAGTGTAGGTTTAACTTTTCTAATGTGGGCTTCCTACCACGATTTGAAGGCGAGAGAGGTTCCCAATACTGTTTGGTCGGTCTTCTTGCCCACCGCCGCAGGCTTAACGGTCTTCGAATCTTACACCTTGGGCTCCCCTACAGAGATAAACCTACTAAAGCTTGCCTCAGCCGGTGCCTCTATCGGGTTATTCGTTGCCATTTCTTATCTAGGCTTCTATGGTGGGGCAGATTCGAAGGCGTTGACTGGGTTGGCTCTCCTGTTTCCACTGCCGCCGGCGTCACTAAATCCACCTCTCGGGTATGTGATTATTGTCTTTCCACTAGTGATCTTCTTTAACTCGCTCCTGATATCCTTGGCTGCAATACCCTACGTAGTATTCTCAAACCTGAGGTGGAGACATAAGACTAGCATCGGTCTATTTGATGGTTACCGAAAAGAATCCCTCCTTCGCAAAGCTGCCGCTATAGCGTTATGTAAGAAGATACGCTCAGTTGAGGTGAAACCATACGATATGTTGGCTGAGGAGCCTCATTCAGACTCGTGTGACTCCCAAAGGAAGTTAGTTCTTTTTCGAAGGGTCGATGAAAGTTATCAGCTTCCAAGGGCTGAAGAAATACCCCAATACGTCTTCGTGAGCGCCGCCCTACCCATGTTAGTCTTCATAACTCTGGGCTTCCTCACATCCTTAATCTTCGGCGACATCCTCTTCTGGCTTATAACCCTCCTTGCCAGAGTTATTTAG
- a CDS encoding RimK family alpha-L-glutamate ligase produces MRIGIITRNENSWCSRRIIEAFQARGVSTFSFSLPEVVAGVGSKPEVGVKGVDLRTLDGVLVRPIGPGSLDEIIFRVDLLHRLARLGVPVTNNPSAIERAADKYFTLTLLEDAGIPVPRTIVTENVREALAAFDRLNGEAVFKPIFGSRGLGITKIEDREIAARICRLLNYNHAVLYLQEYIDHGNSDIRSLVIAGEVVASIIRRSASWKTNVSQGAIPIPYNPSSEVKDLAVKAANTIGCEIAGVDLMEGEDGLLVHEINSQPGFQGLQTATGIDVAGKMADYVIQKARR; encoded by the coding sequence GTGAGAATAGGGATCATAACTAGGAATGAGAACTCTTGGTGTTCAAGGAGGATCATAGAAGCCTTCCAGGCGAGGGGGGTATCAACATTCAGCTTCAGTCTTCCAGAAGTTGTGGCTGGGGTGGGGTCAAAACCTGAGGTTGGGGTTAAGGGGGTTGATCTCCGCACCCTAGATGGAGTACTCGTCAGACCTATAGGGCCTGGGTCTCTAGACGAAATAATCTTTAGAGTCGACCTTCTCCACCGGCTCGCAAGGTTAGGGGTTCCGGTGACTAATAATCCCTCAGCCATTGAGAGAGCTGCAGACAAATACTTCACCTTAACACTCCTTGAGGATGCAGGCATCCCGGTGCCTAGAACTATAGTTACCGAGAATGTGAGGGAGGCATTAGCCGCGTTCGACAGGCTGAATGGAGAGGCTGTTTTTAAACCGATCTTCGGCTCTAGGGGGCTGGGCATAACCAAGATAGAGGACAGAGAGATCGCAGCTAGGATTTGTAGGCTCTTGAACTATAATCATGCAGTTCTCTATCTCCAAGAGTACATCGACCATGGCAACAGTGACATACGCAGCTTAGTAATAGCTGGTGAGGTTGTAGCTTCTATAATCCGTAGGTCAGCTAGTTGGAAAACGAATGTAAGCCAAGGCGCCATACCTATTCCTTACAACCCGAGCAGTGAAGTAAAGGATCTAGCTGTAAAGGCGGCAAACACTATTGGCTGCGAGATCGCTGGTGTAGACTTAATGGAAGGCGAGGATGGTCTCTTGGTTCATGAGATAAACAGCCAGCCAGGCTTCCAGGGGCTCCAGACTGCGACGGGAATAGATGTGGCGGGTAAAATGGCGGACTATGTGATACAAAAAGCTAGAAGGTAA
- a CDS encoding sulfide/dihydroorotate dehydrogenase-like FAD/NAD-binding protein, with protein sequence MYKIVAKRELAPTVKLFEISAPLVANKAKAGQFIILRIDEKGERVPFTIADWSREKGTVTIVILEVGKTTRQLGAMKEGDHVLNFVGPLGKPAEIENYGTTVCVGGGVGIACIYPEVRALKAAGNRVVSIIGARSKNLLIFEEEIRKFSDEFYIATDDGSKGHRGFVSDILQTLINTNKHIDRVITVGPPIMMKVIANLTRPYGIRTVASLNPIMVDGTGMCGSCRVIVGGETKFACVDGPEFDAHLVDFDHLIARNRRYVEEEALSLRNYEEATSKCRKL encoded by the coding sequence ATGTATAAAATAGTAGCGAAGAGGGAGTTAGCTCCAACTGTGAAGCTGTTTGAGATTTCCGCTCCCTTGGTGGCAAATAAGGCTAAGGCTGGGCAGTTCATAATTTTGAGAATTGATGAGAAGGGGGAGAGGGTGCCATTCACTATTGCAGACTGGTCGCGAGAGAAGGGGACAGTTACAATCGTCATCTTAGAAGTTGGTAAGACTACGAGACAATTAGGCGCTATGAAGGAGGGTGATCACGTTTTAAATTTTGTGGGCCCTCTTGGCAAACCAGCTGAGATTGAAAATTATGGGACCACCGTCTGCGTAGGTGGAGGTGTAGGCATAGCTTGCATCTACCCTGAAGTTAGGGCCTTAAAGGCAGCAGGCAATAGAGTTGTTTCTATAATAGGAGCGAGATCTAAGAATCTGCTGATATTCGAGGAAGAGATAAGAAAATTTAGTGACGAGTTCTACATAGCCACCGACGACGGCTCGAAGGGGCACCGTGGTTTTGTGAGTGATATACTGCAGACATTAATTAACACAAATAAACACATAGACCGAGTAATCACAGTCGGGCCTCCAATAATGATGAAGGTAATAGCCAACCTCACGAGGCCTTATGGGATAAGAACCGTCGCAAGTTTGAATCCTATAATGGTTGATGGAACCGGTATGTGCGGTAGTTGTAGGGTAATTGTTGGCGGCGAGACGAAGTTTGCATGCGTAGACGGCCCAGAGTTCGATGCTCACCTAGTTGACTTTGACCATCTCATAGCCAGAAATAGGAGATACGTTGAGGAGGAAGCTTTATCGCTTAGAAACTATGAGGAGGCTACTTCAAAGTGCCGCAAATTATAA